A region of Streptomyces sp. NBC_01267 DNA encodes the following proteins:
- a CDS encoding amidohydrolase has product MATTTPAAPSDRTLLVTGGTVHTLTPSGRTEALAVRGERIVHAGTADDCRAALDGRIDTRLDLEGRHLLPGFVDAHCHPVMYGQNLAWADVRPETVPDIDGLVAALRAHAGGLRPDAAVRGFGYEHRRLAEGRHPTCHDLDRVATDREVYVMNASGHGGVVNTYTLRKYGITAGTPDPLGGRIGRTASGEPNGELWDGACDLLTGPDGVKITNHGPNFHLDDPEDVMRGHLLRAQETFLAAGVTTIGDAQASRRELGTYLRARDSGDLRMRTSVYLTSALLDTALDLGLSHALGDDSLRIQGIKLYADGTLGGWTAYFPEGYVSDCCNHG; this is encoded by the coding sequence ATGGCCACCACCACACCCGCAGCACCCTCGGACCGCACCCTCCTCGTCACCGGCGGCACCGTCCACACCCTCACGCCCTCGGGCCGGACCGAGGCGCTCGCCGTGCGCGGTGAGCGCATCGTGCACGCGGGTACGGCCGACGACTGCCGAGCGGCGCTGGACGGCCGGATCGACACGCGGCTGGACCTCGAAGGGCGCCACCTGCTGCCCGGCTTCGTCGACGCCCACTGCCACCCGGTCATGTACGGACAGAACCTCGCCTGGGCCGACGTGCGGCCGGAGACCGTCCCGGACATCGACGGCCTGGTCGCCGCGCTGCGCGCCCACGCCGGAGGACTCCGCCCCGACGCGGCCGTCCGGGGCTTCGGCTACGAGCACCGCAGGCTGGCCGAGGGCCGCCACCCCACCTGCCACGACCTCGACCGCGTCGCCACCGACCGCGAGGTCTACGTGATGAACGCCTCGGGCCACGGCGGCGTCGTGAACACCTACACGCTGCGCAAGTACGGCATCACGGCCGGCACCCCCGACCCGCTCGGTGGCCGCATCGGCCGCACCGCGTCCGGCGAGCCCAACGGCGAACTCTGGGACGGCGCGTGCGACCTGCTCACCGGCCCCGACGGCGTGAAGATCACCAACCACGGCCCGAACTTCCACCTGGACGACCCCGAGGACGTCATGCGCGGGCACCTGCTGCGCGCCCAGGAGACCTTCCTCGCCGCCGGTGTCACCACCATCGGCGACGCCCAGGCGTCCCGCCGCGAGCTGGGCACCTATCTGCGCGCCCGCGACAGCGGTGACCTGCGGATGCGTACCTCCGTCTATCTGACGTCCGCACTGCTGGACACCGCGCTCGACCTCGGTCTGAGCCACGCGCTCGGCGACGACTCGCTGCGCATCCAGGGCATCAAGCTGTACGCGGACGGCACGCTGGGCGGCTGGACCGCGTACTTCCCCGAGGGGTACGTCTCCGACTGCTGCAACCACGGGTAG
- a CDS encoding nucleotidyltransferase domain-containing protein encodes MDKQRADQQLRQIAGTVDLARTLGVDIWLRGGWAMDFFLGEVTRDHGDIDWFLWADDAPALAEALQRLGWQPVPGPPPGLQLDFAKDGLESSFTFLDRDADGRVVVAGGLWAGTPWPEGMLDAVPGRIGELRCAIVSARVQIEIKRMMPVWDPARPRRSKDAEDIVRLEAALDAPGKGSG; translated from the coding sequence ATGGACAAGCAGCGCGCTGATCAACAGCTACGGCAGATCGCCGGGACCGTGGATCTGGCCCGGACCCTCGGGGTCGATATCTGGCTTCGCGGGGGCTGGGCCATGGACTTCTTCCTGGGGGAGGTCACGCGGGACCACGGCGACATCGACTGGTTTCTCTGGGCCGACGATGCCCCGGCCCTGGCGGAGGCCCTGCAACGGCTCGGCTGGCAGCCGGTGCCGGGGCCGCCTCCCGGCCTGCAACTCGACTTCGCCAAGGACGGGCTGGAGAGCAGCTTCACGTTTCTGGACAGGGATGCGGACGGCCGTGTGGTGGTCGCGGGCGGCCTCTGGGCCGGGACGCCCTGGCCCGAGGGGATGCTCGATGCCGTGCCCGGTCGTATCGGGGAGTTGCGGTGCGCGATCGTCAGCGCGCGGGTTCAGATCGAGATCAAGCGGATGATGCCCGTCTGGGATCCCGCACGGCCGCGCCGGAGCAAGGACGCCGAGGACATCGTCCGGCTGGAGGCGGCACTCGACGCACCGGGCAAGGGATCCGGCTGA
- a CDS encoding Scr1 family TA system antitoxin-like transcriptional regulator, translated as MDTVQLDAAHGSIFVDAAPQLQKYRALYEKIEGAALSAAASRDFIHRIAQDM; from the coding sequence TTGGACACGGTGCAACTGGACGCGGCGCACGGCAGTATCTTCGTCGATGCTGCGCCTCAGCTGCAGAAATACCGTGCTCTCTACGAGAAGATCGAAGGCGCGGCGCTCTCCGCCGCCGCGTCGCGTGACTTCATTCACCGCATCGCGCAGGACATGTGA
- a CDS encoding tellurite resistance TerB family protein has product MALWDRFKDSAKTMQTQLEAKKNDLKSGGFRDASMAMCALVAAADGSIDPSERQRVASLIATNEVLKNFTADDLQTRFNDYCQKLTADFDFGKVSVLQTIGKVSKKPTEARAVIQIGIVIGGADGDFDKSEQAVVREACFALGIAPTEFDL; this is encoded by the coding sequence ATGGCCCTGTGGGACCGGTTCAAGGACTCTGCGAAGACGATGCAGACGCAGCTCGAAGCGAAGAAGAACGACCTCAAGAGCGGCGGGTTCCGGGATGCCAGCATGGCCATGTGCGCGCTCGTCGCCGCGGCCGACGGTTCGATCGACCCCTCGGAGCGGCAGCGGGTCGCTTCGCTGATCGCCACCAATGAGGTGCTGAAGAACTTCACGGCGGACGACCTCCAGACCCGCTTCAACGACTACTGCCAGAAGCTCACGGCGGACTTCGACTTCGGCAAGGTCAGCGTGTTGCAGACCATCGGCAAGGTCAGCAAGAAGCCGACGGAGGCGCGTGCCGTCATCCAGATCGGCATCGTCATCGGCGGCGCCGACGGCGACTTCGACAAGTCGGAGCAGGCCGTGGTCCGCGAGGCGTGCTTCGCGCTGGGGATCGCGCCGACCGAGTTCGACCTGTAG
- a CDS encoding ABC transporter permease — protein sequence MSTTALSDNAPDNSPVTAAGTAPGYRARHTLPLRIEARRQWKRRRTLAMGAVLTALPFILVAAFAVGGTPNGSGRNGPTLMDTATASGANFAATCLFVSAGFLLVVPVALFCGDTVASEASWSSLRYLLAAPVPRARLLWSKLVVALGFSLAAMVVLPVVALAVGTVAYGWGPLELPTGGALAASQAVPRLALVVAFIFVSQLVTAALAFWLSTRTDAPLGAVGGAVGLTIVGNVLDAVTALGSWRDFLPAHWQFAWADALQPQLEWGGMIKGAAVSVAYALVLFAFAFRGFARKDIVS from the coding sequence ATGAGCACGACCGCGCTGTCGGACAACGCACCGGACAACAGTCCGGTGACCGCCGCCGGGACCGCCCCCGGCTACCGGGCCCGGCACACCCTGCCGCTGCGCATCGAAGCCCGACGGCAGTGGAAGCGCAGGCGCACGCTGGCCATGGGCGCGGTACTGACGGCTCTGCCGTTCATCCTGGTCGCCGCGTTCGCGGTCGGCGGCACCCCGAACGGCAGCGGCCGGAACGGCCCGACGCTGATGGACACCGCGACCGCCTCCGGCGCCAACTTCGCCGCGACCTGCCTCTTCGTCTCGGCGGGGTTCCTCCTGGTGGTGCCGGTCGCACTGTTCTGCGGCGACACGGTGGCCTCGGAGGCCAGCTGGTCCTCGCTGCGCTACCTGCTCGCCGCGCCCGTCCCGCGCGCCCGGCTGCTCTGGAGCAAGCTGGTGGTGGCACTGGGCTTCAGCCTGGCGGCGATGGTGGTGCTGCCGGTGGTGGCGCTCGCCGTGGGCACCGTCGCGTACGGCTGGGGGCCGTTGGAGCTGCCCACCGGGGGCGCACTCGCCGCCTCCCAGGCGGTACCGCGCCTCGCGCTGGTCGTCGCGTTCATCTTCGTCTCCCAACTGGTCACCGCCGCACTGGCGTTCTGGCTCTCCACCAGGACGGACGCGCCGCTGGGCGCGGTGGGCGGTGCGGTCGGGCTGACGATCGTGGGGAACGTACTGGACGCGGTGACGGCGCTCGGCTCGTGGCGTGACTTCCTGCCCGCGCACTGGCAGTTCGCCTGGGCTGACGCGCTGCAGCCGCAGCTCGAATGGGGCGGGATGATCAAGGGGGCGGCGGTGTCGGTGGCGTACGCACTGGTCCTGTTCGCCTTCGCGTTCCGGGGGTTCGCGCGGAAGGACATCGTGTCGTAG
- a CDS encoding PE-PGRS family protein yields MRMANPDDLEQLATLIDGKGGVQDKLDEAFTRATQLGVSSHLVSLKPLRSWTQDTGPDLRRRASIARLESGDPEAGMRWAGFSPKELEKYLKDHQGKGLTPDEILLANSVAASEDPEASAFKRKSNESLNDWISRMKAHALEQIPGLAPHAATIVSIMDLYGDWKSVGGTAATVTMQGTALTKVLVGNSLKQGVLAPWKNRIGTVLAGRNNSLLKWSGNKIVAYTPKVRSLGAPGSWFPSKLSQWAQKIPGTKGFVADWTGEAYNAVRGLSIMKSPIWKGVTVNKAINFVVGSDSLAARYGGLTHSGQAVSRAGNANLLKVSGNIFSKARDLNFSRTASLTKGLAGAGKVAGALRGVGIVGSVAATGFSAANVIAQGNPVTAFKEKGAGYVADVAEVGFNASMTAAMIAPNPVTIGLAVGFGVVYGGAKIVQHWGDIKKGAGKAADWVGDKASKVGDGIAHGAKSLAKHVNPAHWF; encoded by the coding sequence ATGAGGATGGCAAATCCGGACGACCTGGAACAGCTCGCCACACTCATCGACGGTAAGGGCGGCGTACAGGACAAACTGGACGAAGCATTTACCAGGGCAACCCAGCTCGGCGTCTCCAGCCATCTGGTATCGCTCAAACCGCTGCGCTCCTGGACTCAGGACACCGGCCCGGATCTCCGCAGGCGTGCTTCGATCGCCAGACTGGAGAGCGGTGACCCGGAGGCCGGGATGCGATGGGCCGGATTCTCACCGAAGGAATTGGAGAAGTATCTCAAGGACCATCAGGGCAAGGGGCTCACGCCGGACGAGATCCTGCTCGCCAACTCCGTAGCGGCCAGCGAGGATCCCGAGGCGTCCGCCTTCAAGCGGAAGTCCAACGAGTCGCTGAACGACTGGATCAGCCGCATGAAGGCCCACGCGCTGGAGCAGATCCCCGGGCTTGCACCGCATGCGGCAACCATTGTCAGCATCATGGACCTGTATGGCGACTGGAAGTCGGTCGGCGGCACCGCGGCGACCGTGACCATGCAAGGTACGGCACTGACCAAGGTCCTGGTCGGCAACTCCCTCAAGCAGGGCGTACTCGCGCCCTGGAAGAACCGCATCGGCACCGTGCTCGCAGGCCGCAACAACAGTCTGCTCAAGTGGTCCGGAAACAAGATCGTCGCATACACGCCGAAGGTCCGTTCCCTCGGCGCACCGGGAAGTTGGTTCCCGAGCAAGCTCAGCCAGTGGGCACAGAAGATACCTGGCACGAAGGGCTTCGTCGCGGACTGGACCGGAGAGGCCTACAACGCGGTGCGTGGCCTCTCCATCATGAAGTCGCCCATCTGGAAGGGCGTGACAGTCAACAAGGCCATCAACTTCGTGGTGGGTTCGGACTCCCTGGCCGCGCGGTACGGCGGCCTCACTCACTCCGGCCAGGCGGTGTCGCGCGCTGGCAACGCCAACCTGTTGAAGGTCTCGGGCAACATCTTCTCGAAGGCTCGCGACCTCAACTTCAGCCGCACCGCCTCCCTGACCAAGGGGCTGGCAGGCGCGGGAAAGGTCGCAGGTGCCCTGCGAGGCGTCGGCATCGTAGGCAGCGTCGCAGCCACCGGCTTCAGCGCCGCAAACGTCATCGCCCAGGGCAATCCCGTCACAGCCTTCAAGGAGAAGGGTGCCGGTTACGTCGCCGACGTCGCCGAAGTGGGCTTCAACGCCTCGATGACCGCTGCCATGATCGCTCCCAACCCGGTCACCATCGGCCTCGCCGTCGGCTTCGGGGTCGTCTACGGCGGTGCGAAGATCGTCCAGCACTGGGGCGACATCAAAAAGGGTGCCGGAAAGGCCGCCGACTGGGTCGGCGACAAGGCTTCCAAGGTCGGCGACGGGATCGCCCACGGCGCCAAGAGCCTGGCCAAACACGTAAATCCTGCGCACTGGTTCTAA
- a CDS encoding alpha/beta fold hydrolase — MNDAIAQAVSALIPGGARRGELAREEGRMLRWMEAGTGGPTVVLDAASGTPSLSWTPVLPALAERTRVIAYDRAGLGASDPAMPVAIDSEVEDLAALLSGAGNGPCVLVGHSWGGMLAQLVAWEHPELVAGLVLVDPAHEEFQPWTIRTAEAVLNQLSALRMSLRLGDRSARQQDPQPADSGIGVPRVQDLLVEAEMACNAHEHQRRTSAAEDGLLRAHIPAVRRLRTASRLPDIPVIVLSATRGLPTGLRTRWTSLQARIAVTADRGEHIVVPDAAHYIHTTRPDAVTTAALKVVELARDGHTSQ, encoded by the coding sequence ATGAACGACGCCATCGCGCAGGCTGTATCAGCTCTGATCCCTGGCGGAGCGAGGCGTGGTGAACTAGCCCGCGAAGAAGGGCGCATGCTGCGCTGGATGGAGGCGGGTACGGGCGGACCGACGGTCGTTCTGGACGCGGCCAGCGGCACGCCCTCGCTGTCCTGGACGCCGGTGCTGCCCGCGCTCGCCGAACGCACCCGGGTCATCGCTTATGACCGGGCCGGGCTCGGCGCGAGCGACCCGGCGATGCCGGTCGCCATTGACTCCGAGGTCGAAGACCTGGCTGCCCTCTTGTCCGGTGCAGGGAACGGCCCATGCGTCCTGGTCGGCCACAGCTGGGGCGGCATGCTGGCCCAACTCGTGGCCTGGGAGCACCCGGAGCTGGTCGCTGGGCTGGTTCTCGTGGACCCCGCGCACGAGGAGTTCCAGCCCTGGACCATCCGTACTGCTGAAGCGGTACTCAACCAGCTGTCCGCCCTGAGGATGTCTCTGAGGCTTGGCGATCGCTCTGCTCGGCAGCAGGATCCGCAGCCGGCCGACAGCGGGATCGGTGTTCCACGCGTCCAGGACCTCCTCGTCGAGGCAGAGATGGCCTGCAATGCGCACGAACACCAGAGGCGCACCAGCGCAGCGGAGGACGGCTTGCTCCGCGCGCACATACCTGCCGTCCGACGGCTGCGTACTGCCTCGCGCCTGCCTGACATACCGGTGATCGTCCTGAGCGCGACCCGGGGGTTGCCGACGGGCCTGCGTACTCGATGGACCTCATTGCAGGCCCGGATCGCAGTCACTGCCGATCGAGGTGAACACATCGTGGTGCCAGATGCGGCCCACTACATCCACACCACCCGGCCTGATGCTGTTACAACGGCCGCTCTCAAGGTGGTTGAACTGGCACGAGACGGACACACCTCGCAATGA
- a CDS encoding Lrp/AsnC family transcriptional regulator: MNLDTTDLALVHRLQEDGRTSYETLAAQVGLSRAAARARALRLIEDGVVRIVGVIHPAVQGRTVSAHVAIAVDGPAAPVARTVAELSEAVFVTLTAGQRPVIAELRTTDFDALSGLVADIGRLPGVRGVDTTPYTRVLKDPYLPVTSPGAVTLDETDHAILRELQSDGRMSYAELADRIAMSAAAARSRSLRLLEAGVFRVAALVRPGTLGMGHLAGFAMRRSGGERGAAGVRGLLATDQVQFAAECVGRADVIGTVGGETLADVLGSLEKLRALKGVHGLESWLHLELVKERYDSLTG, translated from the coding sequence ATGAACCTCGACACCACCGACCTCGCGCTCGTCCACCGGCTCCAGGAGGACGGCCGCACGTCCTACGAGACGCTCGCCGCGCAGGTCGGCCTGTCGCGCGCGGCGGCCCGCGCCAGAGCGCTGCGGCTGATCGAGGACGGGGTGGTGCGGATCGTCGGGGTCATCCACCCCGCGGTTCAGGGCCGTACGGTCAGCGCGCACGTGGCGATCGCGGTCGACGGGCCCGCAGCGCCCGTGGCGCGGACGGTGGCCGAACTGTCCGAAGCGGTCTTCGTGACCCTGACCGCCGGACAGCGGCCGGTCATCGCGGAGCTGAGGACGACCGACTTCGACGCGCTGAGCGGCCTGGTGGCGGACATCGGGCGGCTGCCCGGAGTGCGGGGCGTCGACACCACCCCGTACACCCGGGTGCTCAAGGACCCGTATCTGCCGGTGACTTCTCCCGGCGCCGTGACTCTGGACGAGACGGACCACGCGATCCTGCGCGAGCTCCAGTCCGACGGGCGGATGTCGTACGCCGAACTGGCCGACCGGATCGCCATGTCGGCCGCCGCAGCCCGCTCCAGGTCACTGCGGCTGCTGGAGGCCGGGGTCTTCCGGGTAGCGGCGCTGGTCCGGCCCGGCACGCTGGGAATGGGCCACCTCGCGGGTTTCGCGATGCGGCGCTCCGGCGGTGAGCGCGGGGCGGCCGGGGTGCGCGGCCTGCTGGCCACGGACCAGGTGCAGTTCGCCGCCGAGTGCGTGGGACGGGCAGATGTGATCGGCACGGTGGGCGGCGAGACGCTGGCCGACGTGCTCGGGTCGCTGGAGAAGCTGCGCGCGCTGAAAGGCGTGCACGGGCTGGAGAGCTGGCTCCATCTGGAGTTGGTCAAGGAGCGGTACGACTCGCTGACGGGCTGA
- a CDS encoding HAD family hydrolase — protein MMETIVFDVGETLTRDDRHWRSWADWLGIPTHTVSALVGAVTAQGRDNNDALRLLKPGMDINEAYRAREVAGRGEHLDESDLYPDVRPALSALRKLGYRVVVAGNETAKAGELLRGLDLPADLVVTSAEWGVSKPDPGFFERVVTASGAAPEKTVYVGDHPQHDLFPAKAAGLRTVHLRRGPWGHMWADDPDVVAAADWRISSLTRLAAALAE, from the coding sequence ATGATGGAGACGATCGTGTTCGACGTCGGCGAGACCCTCACCCGGGACGACCGGCACTGGCGTTCCTGGGCGGACTGGCTCGGAATCCCCACCCACACCGTGTCCGCGCTCGTCGGCGCGGTCACCGCCCAAGGGCGGGACAACAACGACGCGCTGCGGCTCCTCAAACCCGGCATGGACATCAACGAGGCCTACCGGGCCCGCGAGGTCGCGGGCCGGGGCGAACATCTCGACGAGAGCGACCTCTACCCGGACGTACGGCCCGCCCTGTCGGCGCTGCGCAAGCTCGGCTACCGGGTCGTCGTCGCGGGGAACGAGACGGCGAAGGCCGGTGAGCTGCTGCGCGGTCTCGATCTGCCCGCCGATCTGGTCGTGACCTCGGCGGAGTGGGGCGTGAGCAAACCCGATCCGGGGTTCTTCGAACGGGTCGTCACGGCCTCGGGCGCCGCCCCCGAGAAGACCGTCTACGTGGGTGACCATCCGCAGCACGACCTCTTCCCCGCCAAGGCCGCCGGGTTGCGCACCGTGCATCTGCGGCGTGGGCCGTGGGGGCACATGTGGGCCGACGACCCCGACGTGGTGGCCGCTGCGGACTGGCGGATCAGCAGCCTCACCCGGCTCGCGGCGGCCCTCGCGGAGTAG
- a CDS encoding alpha/beta fold hydrolase — protein sequence MKLRKPRGRVVAGAAAALAVLAGAGTWTAVATEGPAPVHREDRVMAVDGVRLDTSYFTAGGSGRRPAVLLGHGFGGSKDDVKGQAQQLARDGYAVLTWSARGFGKSTGQIGLNDPDHEVKDVSRLIDWLAGRPEVQLDKAGDPRVGVTGASYGGAISLLAAGYDKRVDAIAPQITYWNLADSLFPDGVFKKLWAGIFINSGGGCVRFEAQLCTMYDRVAESGKPDDAARKVLDERSPSAVGDRIKVPSLLVQGQTDSLFPLGQADAAARRIEANGAPVAVDWIEGGHDGGNAETSRIDGRITSWFDRYLKGDKGADTGPAFRVTRTGGVDSTDGATQLKGASSDTYPGLEHDGHPLPLTGREQTVESPAGGTPPAISAVPGVAALSQLSGLGMGLSLDFPGQNAHFDTAPLTTARTITGSPTVRVRVRSSTDDAVLFGKVYDVAPGGKQQVLPHQLVAPVRITGAKAGRTVELTLPAVDHRVEAGHRLRLVLASTDLGYASPAAPATYTVSLAGTHSLTVPTVPALRTGTAGFAWWVWGLPAIGALIAVGLLVSRRRTVPAPDPELADVPLRITGLSKKYARSADRYAVRDLSFEVRKGQVLGLLGPNGAGKTTTLRMLMGLITPDGGEIRVFGHAIRPGAPVLSRVGAFVEGAGFLPHLSGRANLDLYWQATGRPAEDSHVVEALEIAGLGDALERAVRTYSQGMRQRLAIAQAMLGMPDLLILDEPTNGLDPPQIREMRDVMIRYAAEGRTVIVSSHLLAEVEQSCTHLVVMDRGRLIQAGPVAEITGSGDTLLVTSAEEITEALAGKVAALPGIGSAVRTDDGLLVRLDGATPAALIAELVRLDVPLTGVGAHRRLEDAFLTLIGGTSA from the coding sequence ATGAAGCTACGCAAACCCCGCGGCCGGGTCGTCGCCGGCGCGGCTGCCGCGCTCGCCGTCCTGGCCGGGGCCGGTACGTGGACGGCCGTCGCCACCGAAGGCCCCGCGCCCGTGCACCGCGAGGACCGGGTGATGGCGGTGGACGGGGTGCGCCTCGACACCTCGTACTTCACCGCGGGCGGCTCCGGACGGCGGCCCGCCGTGCTGCTGGGGCACGGCTTCGGGGGCAGCAAGGACGACGTGAAGGGGCAGGCGCAGCAACTGGCCCGCGACGGATACGCGGTGCTGACCTGGTCGGCGCGCGGCTTCGGGAAGTCGACCGGGCAGATCGGGCTCAACGACCCCGATCACGAGGTCAAGGACGTGTCGCGGCTGATCGACTGGCTGGCCGGGCGCCCCGAGGTCCAGCTGGACAAGGCCGGGGACCCGCGCGTCGGCGTCACCGGCGCTTCGTACGGGGGCGCCATCTCGCTGCTCGCCGCCGGGTACGACAAGCGCGTCGACGCCATCGCCCCGCAGATCACCTACTGGAACCTGGCCGACTCCCTCTTCCCCGACGGGGTGTTCAAGAAGCTCTGGGCCGGGATCTTCATCAACAGCGGCGGTGGCTGCGTCCGCTTCGAGGCGCAGCTCTGCACGATGTACGACCGGGTCGCCGAGAGCGGCAAGCCGGACGACGCGGCCCGCAAGGTGCTCGACGAGCGGAGCCCGTCGGCGGTGGGGGACCGGATCAAGGTGCCCTCGCTGCTCGTCCAGGGGCAGACCGACTCACTGTTCCCGCTGGGACAGGCCGATGCCGCCGCCCGGCGGATCGAGGCCAACGGCGCGCCCGTCGCGGTGGACTGGATCGAGGGCGGCCACGACGGCGGGAACGCCGAGACGAGCCGGATCGACGGCCGGATCACCTCCTGGTTCGACCGGTACCTCAAGGGCGACAAGGGCGCGGACACCGGGCCCGCCTTCCGGGTCACCCGGACCGGCGGGGTCGATTCGACCGACGGCGCGACCCAGTTGAAGGGCGCGAGCAGCGACACCTACCCCGGCCTGGAGCACGACGGGCACCCGCTCCCGCTGACCGGCCGCGAACAGACCGTCGAGAGCCCGGCGGGCGGCACCCCGCCCGCGATCTCCGCCGTGCCGGGCGTCGCCGCGCTCTCCCAGCTGTCCGGGCTCGGCATGGGGCTCTCCCTGGACTTCCCCGGGCAGAACGCGCACTTCGACACGGCGCCGCTGACCACCGCCCGGACGATCACCGGCTCCCCGACCGTGCGGGTCAGGGTGCGGTCGTCCACCGACGACGCGGTGCTCTTCGGGAAGGTGTACGACGTGGCGCCGGGCGGCAAGCAGCAGGTGCTGCCGCACCAGCTCGTCGCCCCGGTCCGGATCACCGGAGCGAAGGCGGGCCGCACGGTCGAGCTGACGCTGCCCGCCGTGGACCACCGGGTCGAGGCCGGACACCGGCTGCGGCTGGTGCTCGCGTCCACCGACCTCGGCTACGCCTCGCCGGCCGCCCCCGCCACGTACACCGTCTCGCTCGCCGGAACGCACAGCCTGACCGTGCCGACCGTGCCCGCCCTCAGGACAGGCACGGCCGGATTCGCCTGGTGGGTCTGGGGGCTGCCCGCAATCGGCGCGCTGATCGCGGTGGGGCTGCTCGTCTCCCGGCGCAGGACCGTTCCGGCGCCCGATCCCGAACTGGCGGACGTACCCCTGCGGATCACCGGCCTCAGCAAGAAGTACGCCAGGTCGGCCGACCGTTACGCGGTCCGCGACCTCTCCTTCGAGGTCCGGAAGGGACAGGTGCTCGGGCTGCTCGGCCCGAACGGGGCGGGCAAGACCACCACGCTGCGCATGCTCATGGGCCTCATCACGCCCGACGGCGGCGAGATCAGGGTGTTCGGCCACGCGATCCGGCCGGGCGCGCCCGTGCTGTCGCGGGTCGGCGCGTTCGTCGAGGGCGCGGGTTTCCTGCCGCACCTCTCCGGGCGGGCCAACCTCGACCTGTACTGGCAGGCCACCGGCCGCCCCGCCGAGGACTCGCACGTCGTCGAGGCCCTGGAGATCGCCGGACTCGGCGACGCCCTGGAGCGCGCGGTCCGTACGTACTCCCAGGGCATGCGGCAGCGGCTCGCCATCGCGCAGGCCATGCTGGGGATGCCCGACCTGCTGATCCTCGACGAGCCGACGAACGGCCTCGACCCGCCGCAGATCCGTGAGATGCGGGACGTGATGATCCGGTACGCGGCCGAGGGCCGGACCGTGATCGTCTCCAGCCACCTGCTGGCCGAGGTCGAGCAGTCCTGCACCCATCTCGTCGTCATGGACCGGGGGCGGCTGATACAGGCCGGGCCGGTCGCCGAGATCACCGGCAGTGGGGACACCCTGCTCGTCACCTCCGCCGAGGAGATCACCGAGGCGCTGGCCGGGAAGGTGGCCGCGCTGCCCGGTATCGGGTCCGCCGTACGGACGGACGACGGGCTGCTCGTACGGCTCGACGGGGCCACCCCGGCCGCGCTCATCGCCGAACTGGTCCGCCTGGACGTGCCGTTGACCGGTGTGGGAGCGCACCGCCGCCTGGAGGACGCGTTCCTCACCCTGATCGGAGGCACCTCCGCATGA
- a CDS encoding aminoglycoside phosphotransferase family protein — protein sequence MASWYDALPALVAELAVRWGLGVGEAGGGGTSRVYRCLRDGETVWLKLTPDPVIATDEAEALRAWADTRSVVGLLDQDLRVGALLLAGVEPGTRLMESGWQLAHVARLLVELRSVTCDRSPQLAPLADRITFLYDLADRRGTADPDLLSRGRAAALEMARTGPADGLVHGDLHPGNVLIGAGGRLVAIDPRPALGDPDFDAVDWVIEGVEDEQQLERRIVELAALVPGMSAARVLGWCRATAPLIGGAPAFLLPGSGRASCA from the coding sequence GTGGCTTCCTGGTACGACGCGTTGCCCGCCCTTGTCGCTGAGCTTGCCGTCCGGTGGGGGCTCGGCGTCGGCGAGGCCGGGGGAGGCGGTACGTCACGGGTGTACCGCTGCCTACGCGACGGTGAAACCGTATGGCTGAAGCTGACACCGGACCCCGTCATCGCCACCGACGAAGCCGAAGCGCTGCGGGCCTGGGCCGACACCCGTTCCGTCGTCGGGCTGCTCGACCAGGACCTCCGCGTCGGGGCCCTGCTCCTCGCCGGGGTCGAACCGGGAACACGGCTCATGGAGAGCGGCTGGCAACTCGCCCACGTGGCCCGGCTGCTGGTCGAGCTGCGTTCGGTCACGTGTGACCGCTCGCCCCAACTGGCGCCGCTCGCCGACCGGATCACCTTCCTGTACGACCTCGCCGACCGCCGTGGCACCGCCGACCCGGACCTGCTGAGCCGGGGACGCGCCGCCGCGCTGGAGATGGCGCGCACCGGGCCCGCCGACGGGCTGGTCCACGGCGATCTGCATCCGGGAAACGTACTGATCGGGGCAGGCGGGCGGCTCGTCGCCATCGATCCCCGGCCGGCCCTCGGCGACCCGGACTTCGACGCCGTCGACTGGGTGATCGAGGGGGTCGAGGACGAGCAGCAGCTGGAGCGGCGGATCGTCGAACTGGCCGCGCTCGTACCGGGGATGTCTGCGGCCCGCGTCCTCGGATGGTGCCGGGCGACCGCGCCGCTCATCGGGGGCGCGCCTGCGTTTCTCCTGCCGGGCAGCGGTCGCGCATCCTGCGCATGA
- a CDS encoding DUF397 domain-containing protein: MTNWQKSSFSGTGDDNNCVELAASPEGLHLRESDAPRAVLRTDPHGLRALLAAVKSGHM; encoded by the coding sequence ATGACCAACTGGCAGAAGTCCTCGTTCTCCGGGACGGGGGACGACAACAACTGCGTAGAGTTGGCCGCGTCCCCCGAGGGGCTGCACCTCCGCGAGAGCGACGCCCCTCGCGCCGTACTCCGTACCGATCCCCACGGTCTGCGCGCTCTCCTGGCTGCCGTGAAGTCCGGCCACATGTGA